One Lacunisphaera limnophila DNA window includes the following coding sequences:
- a CDS encoding DMT family transporter, with translation MSASVHRRALALMLLSAAAFTANVLLVRALNDLHFANIWLVSCARFIVGLGVVAVVYRHDWQPANLFRNRKLIERGLMGGIGVYLTYLCVVKLGAGRATFINNTYVIWGALLAAWVLKEKLQPSLITGGVLALVGLGLLTNVLSTGTPPGLYDGLAVVAALISAWVVVTIRQLHATEHSSTIFAAQCVYGLVLCGIPAFLQLQPITGLGLAVTAVASVCAAVGQLAMTRAFRDLSVAEGSLLQMTVPLGIAAGGVAFFDERFLVHELVGAALILGGTAFTALRQPARADIKAAS, from the coding sequence ATGTCCGCCTCCGTCCACCGTCGTGCCCTGGCCCTGATGCTCCTGTCCGCCGCGGCCTTCACCGCGAACGTCCTGCTCGTGCGAGCCCTCAACGACCTGCACTTTGCGAACATCTGGCTCGTCTCCTGCGCCCGCTTCATCGTGGGGCTGGGCGTCGTCGCCGTGGTCTACCGGCACGACTGGCAGCCCGCTAACCTGTTCCGCAATCGCAAGCTCATCGAGCGTGGCCTCATGGGCGGCATCGGCGTGTACCTCACCTACCTCTGCGTCGTTAAACTCGGCGCCGGCCGCGCCACCTTCATCAACAACACCTACGTCATCTGGGGCGCCCTGCTCGCGGCGTGGGTCCTGAAGGAAAAGCTCCAGCCCTCCCTCATTACCGGCGGCGTACTGGCGCTCGTCGGCCTGGGCCTGCTCACCAACGTCCTCAGCACCGGCACACCCCCGGGTCTCTACGATGGACTCGCCGTGGTCGCCGCCCTCATTTCCGCATGGGTGGTCGTCACCATCCGCCAGCTCCATGCCACGGAACACTCCTCCACGATCTTCGCCGCCCAGTGTGTCTACGGCCTCGTACTCTGCGGCATCCCTGCGTTCCTGCAGTTGCAACCCATCACCGGCCTGGGCCTCGCGGTCACGGCCGTGGCGAGCGTCTGTGCCGCCGTGGGCCAGCTCGCCATGACCCGCGCCTTCCGCGACCTGAGCGTGGCCGAGGGCTCCCTGCTGCAGATGACCGTCCCCCTGGGCATCGCCGCTGGCGGCGTGGCTTTTTTCGATGAGCGCTTCCTCGTCCACGAGCTCGTCGGCGCCGCCCTCATCCTCGGCGGCACCGCCTTCACCGCCCTCCGCCAGCCCGCCCGAGCCGACATCAAAGCTGCTTCATAG
- the lpdA gene encoding dihydrolipoyl dehydrogenase codes for MDSFDLIVIGAGPGGYVCAFRAAQLGLKVALVEKRATLGGTCLNVGCIPSKALLASSEHFAFARHHAAEHGIKLEGVSLDVAAMLKKKTGIVEKMTGGIALLAKARKITVITGEARFTAPGMIAVGDQSYAAKHIVIATGSAPVELPFLKFDGETIVSSDHAISFPAVPKKLVVVGGGAIGLELGSVWARLGADVTVVEFLPQIGGAADADIIRNYTRILKAQGLKIEVNAKVTGFAQGKLTAERDGKVLEFPADKVLVSVGRRPYADGLDLAKAGVELTDKKRIKVDAHLKTNAAGVYAIGDVIDGPMLAHKAEEDGVAVAEWIAGKAGHINWDLMPAIIYTDPEIATVGIGEDAAKAKGLKVNVGKFNFAANARAHANDAADGFVKIIADAKTDKILGAQILGKNAGELISEIVTHMEYGGSAEDLARTIHAHPTMSEAVKEAALAVNKAALHAL; via the coding sequence ATGGATTCCTTCGACCTCATCGTCATCGGCGCCGGCCCCGGCGGCTACGTGTGCGCCTTCCGCGCCGCGCAGCTCGGCCTCAAGGTCGCCCTCGTCGAGAAACGCGCCACCCTCGGCGGCACCTGCCTCAACGTCGGCTGCATCCCCAGCAAGGCCCTGCTCGCCTCCTCCGAACACTTCGCGTTCGCCCGCCACCACGCGGCCGAACACGGCATCAAGCTCGAGGGCGTCTCCCTCGACGTGGCCGCTATGCTCAAAAAGAAGACCGGCATCGTCGAGAAGATGACCGGCGGCATCGCCCTCCTCGCCAAGGCCCGCAAGATCACCGTGATCACCGGCGAAGCCCGGTTCACCGCCCCCGGCATGATCGCCGTCGGCGACCAGTCCTACGCGGCAAAGCACATCGTCATCGCCACCGGCTCCGCGCCGGTCGAACTGCCGTTCCTGAAGTTTGACGGGGAAACAATCGTCTCCTCCGACCACGCCATCTCCTTCCCGGCCGTCCCCAAAAAACTCGTGGTCGTCGGCGGCGGCGCCATCGGCCTGGAACTCGGTTCCGTCTGGGCCCGCCTTGGCGCTGACGTCACGGTCGTCGAGTTCCTCCCGCAGATCGGCGGCGCGGCCGACGCCGACATCATCCGCAACTACACCCGCATCCTCAAGGCCCAGGGCCTGAAGATCGAGGTGAACGCCAAGGTCACCGGCTTCGCCCAAGGCAAGCTCACCGCCGAGCGCGACGGCAAAGTGCTCGAATTCCCCGCCGACAAGGTCCTCGTTTCCGTCGGCCGCCGCCCCTACGCCGACGGCCTCGACCTGGCCAAGGCCGGCGTCGAGCTCACCGACAAGAAGCGCATCAAGGTCGACGCCCACCTCAAGACCAACGCCGCCGGCGTCTACGCCATCGGCGATGTCATCGACGGTCCCATGCTCGCGCACAAGGCCGAGGAGGACGGCGTCGCCGTCGCCGAGTGGATCGCCGGCAAGGCCGGCCACATCAACTGGGACCTCATGCCCGCCATCATCTACACCGACCCGGAGATCGCGACCGTGGGTATCGGCGAGGACGCCGCCAAGGCCAAGGGCCTCAAGGTCAACGTGGGCAAGTTCAACTTCGCCGCCAACGCCCGCGCCCACGCCAACGACGCCGCCGATGGTTTCGTCAAGATCATCGCCGACGCCAAGACGGACAAGATCCTCGGCGCCCAGATCCTGGGCAAAAACGCCGGTGAACTTATCAGCGAGATCGTCACCCACATGGAATACGGCGGCAGCGCCGAGGACCTCGCCCGCACCATCCACGCCCACCCGACGATGAGCGAGGCGGTCAAGGAGGCCGCGCTCGCGGTCAACAAGGCCGCGCTCCACGCGCTCTGA
- the odhB gene encoding 2-oxoglutarate dehydrogenase complex dihydrolipoyllysine-residue succinyltransferase, giving the protein MAIEVKIPPMGESITSGVLAKWHVQNGDIVKKDQPLFELETDKITSEGTAEAAGRISFSLTAGTDVKIGQVVATIDPAATAAASTVAKPQDEPRRSPEGEGGSPAVRRLAAETGIDPANITGTGKAGRVTKGDMLAASPAPAGATATPPPSASIGGGVPSPREAQTAKSVAPVGASSLATSARQTRTKMSKLRQTIAARLVQAQSQAAMLTTFNEVDMSAVMELRKKYQDDFTKRHGVKLGFMSFFTKAVVQALKDVPGINAQIDGDEIVQNHYYDIGMAVSTDKGLMVPVIKGCESLDMAAIEKAIGEAAKKARDGKITLADLEGGVFTITNGGIFGSMLSTPILNAPQSAILGLHAINERPVAVNGQVVIRPMMYLALSYDHRLVDGKQAVTFLVKVKQLIEDPARLAIGI; this is encoded by the coding sequence ATGGCCATTGAAGTCAAAATCCCCCCGATGGGCGAATCCATCACCTCCGGCGTCCTCGCCAAGTGGCACGTCCAGAACGGCGATATCGTCAAAAAGGACCAGCCGCTCTTCGAGCTCGAGACCGACAAGATTACCTCCGAGGGCACCGCCGAGGCCGCCGGCCGCATCTCGTTCAGCCTCACCGCCGGCACCGACGTGAAAATCGGCCAGGTCGTCGCCACGATCGACCCGGCCGCCACTGCCGCCGCTTCGACTGTGGCAAAGCCACAGGACGAACCGCGCCGTAGCCCAGAGGGCGAAGGCGGGTCCCCCGCCGTCCGCCGCCTCGCCGCCGAAACCGGCATCGACCCCGCCAACATCACCGGCACCGGCAAGGCCGGCCGCGTCACCAAGGGCGACATGCTCGCTGCTTCGCCCGCGCCCGCTGGAGCGACGGCGACCCCGCCGCCATCCGCCTCAATTGGAGGCGGGGTGCCCTCACCCCGCGAGGCTCAGACTGCGAAATCAGTCGCCCCTGTGGGAGCGAGCTCGCTCGCGACTTCCGCCCGGCAGACCCGGACCAAGATGTCCAAGCTCCGCCAGACGATCGCCGCCCGCCTCGTGCAGGCCCAGTCGCAGGCCGCCATGCTCACGACCTTCAACGAGGTCGACATGTCCGCCGTCATGGAGCTGCGGAAGAAATACCAGGACGATTTCACCAAGCGCCACGGTGTGAAGCTCGGCTTCATGTCCTTCTTCACCAAGGCCGTCGTCCAGGCCCTCAAGGACGTCCCCGGGATCAATGCCCAGATCGACGGCGACGAGATCGTCCAAAACCATTACTATGATATCGGCATGGCCGTCTCGACCGACAAGGGCCTGATGGTCCCGGTCATCAAGGGCTGCGAATCGCTCGACATGGCCGCCATTGAAAAGGCCATCGGCGAGGCCGCCAAGAAGGCCCGCGACGGCAAAATCACGCTCGCCGACCTCGAGGGCGGCGTCTTCACCATCACCAACGGCGGCATCTTCGGCTCGATGCTCTCGACCCCGATCCTCAACGCCCCGCAGAGCGCGATCCTCGGCCTCCACGCCATCAACGAACGCCCGGTCGCCGTCAACGGCCAGGTCGTCATCCGCCCGATGATGTACCTCGCCCTCAGCTACGACCACCGCCTCGTCGACGGCAAGCAGGCCGTCACCTTCCTCGTGAAGGTCAAACAGCTCATCGAGGACCCCGCCCGCCTCGCCATCGGGATCTGA
- a CDS encoding 2-oxoglutarate dehydrogenase E1 component — MNHLSVSESANAALIEEYHQRWLDDANSVDPTWRAFFQGFTLAGGHLTPTAAAKVGEVNIVDSLKQAHVHYLINAYRALGHTQAHLDPLSGPPAPQPRLQLAQFNLTEADLDTVFDTGTYLGGAQMKLSDIIATLQQTYCGHIGVEYAHIQDTDARRWLQERIESTRLQPKFTKPQKVRILRRVHKAELFEKFLHTKYVGQKRFSLEGGETIIAALDAVIDHCPGAGVEEIVMGMAHRGRLNVLCSVMRKSFDLLFEQFSENYIPDTVAGDGDVKYHLGYESILTTTSGKKVEVRLAANPSHLEIVNPVVEGKARARQRIRGDAKERRKVMPLLIHGDAAVAGQGIVAETLNFSQLPGYRTGGTVHFIINNQIGFTTDPRDSRSTHYCTDIAKLVEAPIFHVNGDDPEAVCLVAQLAVDFRVQFKRDVFVDMYCYRKHGHNETDEPSFTQPMLYRKIAAHKQVSALYTRSLVAADALSEAEGEAIKAEYSAALEENLAKARARESAKSEKRRTTTASGAPTDAFKGSNAIFQPVFKHTPVATAVPAATLDRVVQALTTVPAGFKIHSKIKRFIEGRAEAHQNGGPYDWGMGEALAFGTLLLDGTPVRLSGQDCERGTFTHRHAVFNDTESGEKYTPLNHIAEQQGKFCVYNSLLSEAAVLGFDYGYSLDYPDMLCIWEAQFGDFVNGAQVVIDQFITSGESKWQRCSGITLLLPHGYEGQGPEHSSARLERFLQACAENNIQVANLTTPAQLFHALRRQTMRDFKKPLVIMSPKSLLRHPAAVSGLEDFTQANFQEIIDDPIDSGKCDRLILCSGKVYYDLVDYREKNKIPHTAIIRIEQLYPLHRDRLGQLADEYGRDARLIWCQEEPQNMGAWSFLAPQLEEIFGRKPVYAGRDAASSPAVGLLALHRAQLANFLNRAFTA; from the coding sequence ATGAATCACCTTTCCGTTTCCGAAAGTGCCAATGCCGCGCTCATCGAGGAATATCACCAACGCTGGCTCGACGACGCCAACTCCGTCGATCCGACCTGGCGCGCCTTCTTCCAGGGCTTCACGCTCGCCGGCGGCCACCTGACCCCCACCGCCGCCGCCAAGGTCGGCGAGGTCAACATCGTGGACAGCCTCAAGCAGGCCCACGTCCACTACCTCATCAACGCCTACCGCGCCCTCGGCCACACCCAGGCGCACCTCGATCCCCTCAGCGGCCCGCCCGCCCCGCAGCCCCGCCTGCAGCTGGCGCAGTTCAACCTCACTGAGGCCGACCTCGACACGGTCTTCGACACCGGCACCTACCTTGGCGGCGCCCAGATGAAGCTCAGCGACATCATCGCCACCCTGCAGCAGACTTACTGCGGCCACATCGGGGTCGAGTACGCCCATATCCAGGACACCGACGCGCGTCGCTGGCTCCAGGAGCGCATCGAGTCCACCCGCCTGCAGCCCAAGTTCACCAAGCCCCAGAAGGTCCGCATCCTTCGCCGCGTCCACAAGGCCGAGCTCTTCGAGAAATTCCTCCACACGAAATACGTCGGCCAGAAACGCTTCTCCCTCGAGGGCGGCGAAACGATCATCGCCGCGCTCGATGCCGTCATCGACCACTGCCCCGGCGCCGGCGTCGAGGAAATCGTCATGGGCATGGCCCACCGCGGCCGCCTCAACGTCCTGTGCAGCGTCATGCGCAAGTCGTTCGACCTCCTCTTCGAGCAGTTCTCCGAGAATTACATCCCCGACACCGTCGCCGGCGACGGCGACGTGAAATACCACCTCGGCTACGAGTCCATCCTCACCACCACCTCGGGCAAGAAGGTCGAGGTCCGCCTCGCCGCCAATCCTTCCCACCTCGAAATCGTCAACCCCGTGGTCGAGGGCAAGGCCCGCGCCCGCCAGCGCATCCGCGGCGACGCCAAGGAACGCCGCAAGGTCATGCCCCTGCTCATCCACGGCGATGCCGCCGTCGCCGGCCAGGGCATCGTGGCCGAGACCCTGAATTTCTCCCAGCTCCCGGGCTACCGCACCGGCGGCACCGTCCACTTCATCATCAACAACCAGATCGGCTTCACCACCGACCCTCGCGACTCCCGCTCCACCCACTACTGCACCGACATCGCCAAGCTCGTCGAGGCGCCCATCTTCCACGTGAACGGCGACGACCCCGAGGCCGTCTGCCTGGTCGCCCAGCTCGCCGTCGACTTCCGCGTGCAATTCAAGCGCGACGTCTTCGTCGACATGTACTGCTACCGCAAGCACGGCCACAACGAGACCGACGAGCCGTCCTTCACCCAGCCGATGCTCTACCGCAAGATCGCGGCCCACAAGCAGGTCTCCGCGCTCTATACCCGCTCCCTCGTCGCCGCCGACGCCCTCTCGGAGGCCGAGGGCGAGGCCATCAAGGCCGAGTACTCCGCCGCCCTCGAGGAGAACCTCGCCAAGGCCCGCGCCCGCGAGTCCGCCAAATCCGAGAAGCGCCGCACCACCACCGCCAGCGGCGCGCCGACCGACGCCTTCAAGGGCTCCAACGCCATCTTCCAACCCGTCTTCAAGCACACCCCGGTCGCCACTGCGGTCCCCGCGGCCACGCTCGACCGCGTGGTGCAGGCGCTCACCACCGTGCCCGCCGGCTTCAAGATCCATTCCAAGATCAAGCGCTTCATCGAGGGCCGCGCCGAGGCCCACCAGAACGGCGGTCCCTACGACTGGGGCATGGGCGAGGCTCTCGCCTTCGGCACCCTCCTGCTCGACGGCACCCCCGTGCGCCTCAGCGGCCAGGACTGCGAGCGCGGCACCTTCACCCACCGCCACGCCGTCTTCAACGACACCGAGTCCGGCGAGAAATACACCCCGCTGAACCACATCGCCGAACAGCAGGGCAAGTTCTGCGTCTACAACTCCCTCCTCTCCGAGGCCGCCGTGCTCGGCTTCGACTACGGCTACTCGCTCGACTACCCCGACATGCTCTGCATCTGGGAGGCCCAGTTCGGCGACTTCGTCAACGGCGCCCAGGTCGTCATCGACCAGTTCATCACCAGCGGCGAATCCAAGTGGCAGCGCTGCAGCGGCATCACCCTGCTCCTGCCCCACGGCTACGAGGGCCAGGGCCCCGAGCACTCCTCCGCCCGCCTCGAGCGCTTCCTCCAGGCCTGCGCCGAGAACAACATCCAGGTGGCCAACCTCACCACGCCGGCCCAGCTCTTCCACGCCCTCCGCCGCCAGACGATGCGCGACTTCAAGAAGCCGCTCGTCATCATGTCGCCCAAGTCCCTCCTCCGGCATCCCGCCGCCGTCTCCGGGCTCGAGGACTTCACCCAGGCCAACTTCCAGGAAATCATCGACGACCCGATCGACTCTGGAAAGTGCGACCGTCTGATCCTCTGCTCCGGCAAGGTCTACTACGACCTCGTCGACTACCGGGAGAAAAACAAGATTCCGCACACCGCGATCATCCGCATCGAGCAGCTCTACCCGCTGCACCGCGACCGCCTCGGCCAGCTGGCCGACGAGTACGGCCGCGATGCCCGCCTCATCTGGTGCCAGGAGGAACCGCAGAACATGGGCGCCTGGTCCTTCCTCGCCCCCCAGCTCGAGGAGATCTTCGGCCGCAAGCCGGTCTACGCCGGCCGCGACGCCGCCTCCTCGCCCGCCGTCGGCCTGCTCGCCCTCCACCGCGCCCAGCTCGCCAACTTCCTGAACCGCGCCTTCACCGCCTGA
- a CDS encoding translation initiation factor, with amino-acid sequence MTPATAPAKNRGRVDIKRTTAGRGGKTVTLVTGFVGIGLPEKESLAKKMRNACGCGGTVKDGEIEIQGDQREKIAQILTEAGFRPVFAGG; translated from the coding sequence GTGACCCCGGCGACGGCGCCGGCCAAGAATCGCGGGCGCGTGGACATCAAGCGCACGACCGCGGGGCGCGGCGGCAAGACCGTGACGCTCGTCACCGGGTTTGTCGGCATCGGCCTGCCGGAGAAGGAGTCCTTGGCGAAGAAGATGCGTAACGCCTGCGGGTGCGGGGGGACAGTCAAGGACGGCGAGATCGAGATCCAAGGGGACCAGCGCGAGAAGATCGCGCAGATCCTGACCGAGGCCGGATTCCGGCCGGTGTTTGCGGGCGGCTAA
- a CDS encoding Gfo/Idh/MocA family protein, whose product MPTLDRRHFLKSSALALGAGLGHRLLASTWSQPAGANEAIRVGVIGINDKGAEHIKQLLTLPGVRVVALCDVDPRTLAREVEKLKAREITVFATTDARRLLERSDVDAVVIATSNHWHALLTIWACQAGKHVYVEKPVSRTVWEGRKMVEAAARYNRIVQAGTQYRSDTGWPEAIAWLQAGHLGALKYVHTICYKRRESIGRRLPWYPDWLDYDMFCGPTPMVPLERRRLDYDWHWDWRTGNGELGNNGPHVIDLARRLTGQGGLPERVMSFGGHVLVDDVATTPNTHLAVYDFGAGVPILFEGRGLPARPGVNYMDPFRKMSGPNGIAVICEGGFLSGYTGSAAYDTNGKQIRRFTGDGGEAHLANFLAAVRSQRTADLAAPILTGHESTRLCHLGNISHRVGRPATAAAARAALAEFPSALDALTDLQRHLSVHGLDLEQHALTLGPWLQIDAAQEGIAAVEGADQETVLERARFHLKETQRAPWVIPDVV is encoded by the coding sequence ATGCCCACCCTGGATCGCCGCCACTTCCTGAAATCCAGCGCGCTGGCCCTTGGGGCCGGGCTGGGCCACCGCCTGCTCGCCTCGACTTGGTCACAGCCAGCCGGCGCCAACGAGGCCATTCGCGTCGGCGTCATCGGCATCAACGACAAGGGCGCCGAGCACATCAAACAGTTGCTCACGCTCCCCGGGGTGCGCGTGGTGGCCTTGTGCGATGTCGATCCCCGCACCTTGGCCCGCGAGGTCGAGAAACTGAAGGCCCGGGAAATCACGGTCTTCGCCACCACCGATGCCCGACGCCTGCTGGAGCGCTCCGATGTCGACGCCGTCGTCATCGCGACCAGCAACCACTGGCATGCCCTGCTCACCATCTGGGCCTGCCAGGCCGGCAAGCACGTTTACGTGGAGAAACCCGTGTCCCGCACGGTCTGGGAGGGCCGCAAGATGGTCGAGGCCGCGGCCCGCTACAACCGCATCGTCCAAGCCGGCACCCAGTACCGCTCCGACACCGGCTGGCCCGAGGCCATCGCCTGGCTGCAGGCCGGCCACCTCGGCGCGCTGAAATACGTCCACACAATCTGCTACAAGCGCCGCGAGTCGATCGGCCGGCGCCTGCCCTGGTATCCGGACTGGCTCGACTACGACATGTTCTGCGGGCCGACCCCGATGGTGCCGCTCGAGCGCCGCCGCCTCGACTACGACTGGCATTGGGACTGGCGCACGGGCAACGGGGAGCTCGGCAACAACGGCCCGCACGTCATCGACCTCGCCCGCCGCCTCACCGGCCAGGGCGGACTCCCGGAGCGCGTGATGAGCTTCGGCGGCCATGTCCTGGTGGACGATGTCGCCACCACCCCCAACACCCATCTCGCCGTCTATGATTTTGGCGCCGGCGTGCCCATCCTCTTCGAGGGCCGCGGGCTGCCTGCCCGCCCTGGGGTGAACTACATGGACCCGTTCCGCAAAATGAGCGGACCCAACGGCATCGCCGTGATCTGCGAGGGCGGCTTCCTCAGCGGGTATACCGGCAGCGCCGCCTACGATACCAACGGCAAACAGATCCGGCGCTTCACCGGTGATGGCGGCGAAGCCCACCTGGCCAATTTCCTGGCCGCTGTCCGCTCCCAGCGCACGGCGGACCTCGCCGCGCCGATCCTGACGGGGCACGAATCCACCCGGCTGTGTCATCTCGGCAACATCTCACACCGCGTCGGTCGGCCCGCCACCGCCGCCGCCGCCCGCGCGGCGCTGGCGGAATTCCCGTCCGCCCTTGATGCGCTCACCGACCTGCAACGTCATCTCAGCGTGCATGGCCTCGATCTCGAGCAGCACGCGCTGACCCTGGGCCCCTGGCTGCAGATCGATGCCGCGCAAGAAGGTATCGCTGCGGTCGAGGGCGCCGACCAGGAAACGGTGCTGGAACGAGCCCGCTTTCACCTTAAGGAAACCCAGCGGGCGCCTTGGGTCATTCCTGACGTGGTCTGA
- the metF gene encoding methylenetetrahydrofolate reductase [NAD(P)H]: MLPDTSISTLFSLQRPLRSLEFFPPKDEAGVIALRETALTLKRIAPDFVSVTYGAGGSTRERTAQVSRLLREEIGFTVMPHLTCVGHTRDELHAVADQLHAGGYRNIMTLRGDPPKGQTEFVPYQDGLRYGSDLVALLMARHPDFCLGVGGYPEKHPEAPSLEVDLDNLKHKVDAGAAFITTQLFFDNAVYYRFVDRCRARGITIPIVPGIMPVLSLKQIKRFTEMCGATLPATLIKRLEAAHEVPEILESVGNEWAVSQIRDLLAHGAPGYHLYIMNRAKSALALAAGLAA, from the coding sequence ATGCTGCCGGATACCTCCATCTCCACCCTGTTCTCCCTGCAACGCCCGTTGCGGTCCCTGGAGTTTTTCCCGCCCAAGGATGAGGCCGGCGTCATCGCCCTGCGTGAGACGGCCCTGACCCTGAAACGCATCGCGCCCGACTTTGTCTCCGTAACCTATGGTGCCGGCGGCAGCACCCGCGAACGCACCGCCCAAGTCAGCCGCCTGCTGCGCGAGGAAATCGGCTTCACCGTCATGCCCCACCTGACCTGCGTCGGGCACACGCGCGACGAGTTGCACGCCGTCGCCGACCAACTCCACGCCGGCGGCTACCGCAACATCATGACCCTGCGCGGCGACCCGCCGAAGGGCCAGACGGAGTTCGTACCCTATCAGGATGGCCTGCGCTACGGCAGCGACCTCGTTGCCCTGCTCATGGCCCGCCATCCTGACTTCTGCCTCGGCGTCGGCGGCTACCCGGAAAAACATCCGGAGGCCCCGTCCCTCGAAGTCGATCTCGACAACCTGAAACACAAGGTCGATGCCGGCGCGGCTTTCATCACGACGCAGCTCTTCTTCGACAACGCCGTCTATTACCGCTTTGTCGACCGGTGCCGCGCCCGCGGCATCACCATCCCGATCGTGCCCGGCATCATGCCCGTGCTGTCCCTCAAGCAGATCAAGCGCTTCACCGAGATGTGCGGCGCCACCCTGCCCGCGACCCTCATCAAGCGCCTCGAGGCCGCCCATGAGGTCCCCGAGATCCTCGAATCAGTCGGCAACGAATGGGCCGTGTCCCAGATCCGCGATCTCCTCGCCCACGGCGCTCCGGGTTACCACCTCTACATCATGAATCGGGCGAAGAGCGCCCTGGCCCTCGCCGCCGGCCTGGCCGCCTGA
- the rlmN gene encoding 23S rRNA (adenine(2503)-C(2))-methyltransferase RlmN, whose translation MAFTPAKPSLHGETLDSLTALLTQHGHPAFRARQIMEWLYKKRVRTWAEMTNLSVPLRTWLADTFDLEPTAFVLTKQSEDVTDKLLLELGDKSLIETVIIRAPQLGVGQENSRKTICISTQVGCAMGCRFCASGLDGLKRNLSAGEIVHQLIQVCRQEDDRTPRARAELVSFDNLVVMGMGEPLHNYDAIMRALTILNAEWGLGFGARRITLSTSGLVPKIKQLADEPLGLRLAISLHGATDEVREQIMPVNKKWPLAELLPAVREFSEKRGRMVTLEFILIEELNDSLDQAEKLRDIAFDLHAHVNLIPYNTVEGLPWKRPSLARQEKFARILFDGGVSVTLRREKGHAIDAACGQLRLKTEKAREAAPASPPVPG comes from the coding sequence ATGGCGTTCACCCCCGCAAAACCCAGCCTCCACGGCGAGACCCTCGACTCGCTCACCGCCCTGCTCACCCAGCACGGGCACCCGGCGTTCCGCGCGCGCCAGATCATGGAGTGGCTCTACAAGAAGCGCGTCCGCACCTGGGCCGAGATGACCAACCTCTCCGTCCCGCTGCGCACGTGGCTCGCCGACACCTTCGACCTCGAACCCACCGCCTTCGTCCTCACCAAGCAGTCCGAGGACGTCACCGACAAGCTCCTGCTTGAGCTGGGCGACAAATCCCTCATCGAGACCGTCATCATCCGCGCCCCCCAACTCGGCGTCGGCCAGGAAAATTCCCGCAAGACGATCTGCATCTCCACCCAGGTCGGCTGCGCCATGGGCTGCCGCTTCTGTGCCTCCGGCCTTGACGGGTTGAAGCGCAACCTCTCCGCCGGCGAGATCGTGCACCAGCTCATCCAGGTCTGCCGCCAGGAGGACGACCGCACCCCGCGCGCCCGTGCCGAGCTCGTCTCCTTCGACAACCTCGTCGTCATGGGCATGGGCGAGCCGCTGCACAACTACGACGCCATCATGCGTGCGCTCACGATCCTCAATGCCGAATGGGGCCTGGGGTTCGGCGCCCGCCGCATCACGCTCTCGACCTCCGGCCTCGTGCCCAAGATCAAGCAGCTCGCCGACGAACCCCTCGGCCTCCGCCTCGCCATCTCCCTGCACGGTGCCACCGACGAAGTCCGTGAGCAGATCATGCCGGTGAACAAGAAATGGCCGCTCGCCGAGCTCCTGCCTGCCGTCCGCGAGTTCTCCGAAAAACGCGGCCGCATGGTCACGCTCGAGTTCATCCTCATCGAGGAGCTCAACGACTCGCTCGACCAAGCCGAGAAGCTCCGCGACATCGCTTTCGACCTCCACGCCCACGTCAACCTGATCCCGTACAACACCGTCGAGGGCCTGCCCTGGAAACGCCCCAGCCTCGCCCGCCAGGAGAAGTTCGCCCGTATCCTCTTCGACGGCGGGGTCTCGGTCACCCTTCGACGCGAGAAAGGCCACGCCATCGATGCCGCCTGCGGCCAGCTCCGCCTCAAGACCGAAAAGGCCCGCGAAGCCGCCCCCGCCAGCCCACCCGTCCCGGGCTGA